Proteins co-encoded in one Salvia splendens isolate huo1 chromosome 4, SspV2, whole genome shotgun sequence genomic window:
- the LOC121798224 gene encoding GRF1-interacting factor 1-like, which produces MQQHLMQMQPMMAAYYPSNVTTDHIQQYLDENKSLILKIVESQNSGKLSECAENQARLQRNLMYLAAIADSQPHPPTMHSQYAAGGGGMMQAGGAHYLQQAQQQSLMAARSSMLYGSQPYPSLQQQALHNQLGMSSGGLMLQGEPHSAAASSGLGFPDFVRGGSSDGGMQSRGMGKQDMGSEGRGDGGETLYLKSSEDGN; this is translated from the exons ATGCAGCAGCACCTGATGCAGATGCAGCCCATGATGGCAGCCTACTATCCCAGCAACGTCACTACTGATCATATTCAACAG TATCTGGATGAGAACAAATCGCTGATTCTGAAGATTGTGGAGAGCCAAAACTCGGGAAAGCTTAGTGAGTGTGCCGA GAACCAAGCGAGGCTTCAAAGAAACTTGATGTATCTCGCCGCCATTGCTGATTCACAGCCCCATCCACCAACCATGCATTCTCAg TATGCTGCCGGGGGCGGCGGGATGATGCAGGCGGGCGGCGCGCACTACCTGCAGCAGGCACAGCAGCAGTCCCTGATGGCGGCGCGCTCCTCTATGCTGTACGGATCCCAGCCGTACCCGTCGCTGCAGCAGCAGGCCCTGCACAACCAGCTCGGCATGAGCTCTGGGGGGCTCATGCTGCAGGGCGAGCCGCACAGCGCCGCTGCCAGCTCGGGCCTTGGATTCCCGGACTTTGTGCGCGGGGGCAGCAGCGATGGGGGGATGCAGTCGAGGGGCATGGGCAAGCAGGATATGGGGAGCGAGGGCCGCGGCGACGGAGGCGAGACGCTCTACTTAAAAAGCTCCGAAGATGGGAATTGA